The proteins below come from a single Vibrio natriegens NBRC 15636 = ATCC 14048 = DSM 759 genomic window:
- a CDS encoding sugar transferase produces the protein MLKRLFDFFTSFISLIIFAPVMVLIAWKIRNNLGSPVLFRQTRPGLNGKPFDMVKFRSMKDAVDVEGNPLPDSERMTPFGDKLRNSSLDELPELWNVLKGEMSLVGPRPLLMQYLPLYNKEQARRHDVRPGVTGWAQINGRNAISWEDKFKLDVWYVDNRSLWLDIKILFLTVKKVFVKEGISADGHVTIEPFTGQSVQGGAND, from the coding sequence ATGTTAAAAAGACTATTTGATTTCTTTACTTCATTTATTTCTTTAATCATTTTTGCTCCAGTAATGGTGCTGATCGCCTGGAAAATCCGTAATAATCTTGGCTCGCCCGTATTGTTTCGTCAAACACGTCCTGGCTTAAACGGTAAACCGTTTGATATGGTTAAGTTTCGTAGCATGAAGGATGCCGTCGATGTGGAAGGGAACCCTCTACCTGATTCTGAGCGTATGACGCCATTTGGCGATAAGCTAAGAAACTCTAGCTTAGACGAGCTACCAGAGTTATGGAACGTATTAAAAGGTGAAATGAGCTTAGTTGGTCCGCGTCCTTTGTTAATGCAATACTTGCCCCTCTACAATAAAGAGCAGGCAAGACGTCATGATGTGAGACCGGGCGTAACGGGATGGGCACAAATTAATGGGCGTAATGCAATTAGCTGGGAAGATAAGTTCAAGTTAGATGTCTGGTATGTCGATAATCGCAGTTTGTGGCTAGATATCAAAATTCTATTCCTAACCGTAAAAAAAGTCTTTGTAAAAGAGGGAATCTCAGCCGATGGTCACGTAACCATCGAGCCCTTTACTGGTCAGTCAGTGCAAGGTGGAGCAAATGACTAA
- a CDS encoding aldolase/citrate lyase family protein, with protein sequence MQLMILTNEPKFALEAELAGVNRIFVDLEHLNKAERQRGLNTVLSNHTIEDVKLVRSVLRHSHLLVRINPINPTSKNEIDSVIENGADIIMLPMAFDANDARDFVEMVNGRAKTIVMIETAQALSRIDDLISVEGIDEFFIGLNDLKISLGLNFMFEVLSGGLVEYMVEKIQSAGGTVGFGGIAKLGEGDLPAELILSEHVRLNSHSVILSRTFKNDPAVSSSSEKIDLKLEVSKLKDKESKLKLLSDKELVENKIKLADIVNHISERIQNNVKKTI encoded by the coding sequence ATGCAATTAATGATTCTTACTAATGAACCTAAGTTTGCACTTGAAGCTGAATTAGCTGGTGTAAATAGAATATTTGTTGATCTAGAGCATTTAAATAAAGCTGAAAGACAACGAGGTCTAAACACCGTCCTCTCTAATCATACTATTGAAGATGTAAAGTTAGTACGCTCTGTATTACGACACTCTCATCTACTTGTTAGAATTAATCCTATTAATCCTACATCTAAAAATGAAATCGACAGCGTGATTGAAAATGGTGCCGATATTATTATGTTGCCTATGGCGTTTGATGCTAACGACGCTAGAGATTTTGTAGAAATGGTTAATGGGCGAGCGAAAACAATTGTAATGATTGAAACCGCCCAAGCCTTATCGAGAATTGATGATCTAATTTCTGTAGAAGGAATTGATGAGTTTTTTATTGGATTGAACGATTTAAAAATTAGTTTAGGTCTAAACTTTATGTTCGAAGTTCTCTCAGGAGGACTTGTAGAATATATGGTAGAAAAGATTCAAAGCGCAGGCGGTACTGTTGGGTTTGGTGGTATCGCTAAACTAGGTGAAGGAGATCTTCCTGCCGAATTAATACTTTCAGAACATGTTCGCCTAAACTCTCATTCTGTTATTTTATCAAGAACATTTAAAAATGATCCCGCAGTGTCAAGTTCCTCCGAAAAAATTGATTTGAAGCTGGAAGTATCTAAATTGAAGGATAAGGAAAGCAAGCTGAAGTTGCTTTCTGACAAGGAACTAGTTGAAAATAAAATAAAGCTAGCAGATATTGTGAATCACATTTCTGAAAGGATTCAAAATAATGTTAAAAAGACTATTTGA
- a CDS encoding polysaccharide biosynthesis protein gives MQRLQFFWQLSRANKRIVSVVTDVGIIFIAFHLALLVRLGNIENFSNPTVLGVLVSVAIMTVAVFTRLGLYRAVLRYLTFQALSVITIGAVISALLLAALGFYSGHPFPRTVPIIYGAFLALLCGGARAVIRSLVAKSYAHKSRNVLIYGAGSGGRQLAMALRGSGDYRVRAFIDGDSTLTNTVILGLPVIPMSDVMNMINKHDVSQVLLAVPSAKRSRRKEIIDELSKLLVEIRTVPELTDIVSGKAKIDELKEVPIEDLLGRDPVAPQQVLLEANIKDKVVMVTGAGGSIGSELCRQILLQKPTSIVLFELSEFGLYQIDRELNLLKQEHGLSCDIIPLLGSVQRQHRLETAMKSFKVETVYHAAAYKHVPLVEYNVVEGVRNNIYGTYYTACAAIKAGVESFVLISTDKAVRPTNVMGTTKRMAELGLQALAERENKKPNGTRFCMVRFGNVLGSSGSVIPLFKKQIERGGPVTVTHPEITRFFMTIPEAAQLVIQAGAMGKGGDVFVLDMGEPVKITDLASNLIHLSGLEVKSESNPHGDIEILFAGLRPGEKLYEELLIGDNVKNTSHERIMTAHEVYLPLDEYESLLDELDFACHNMDHVRIRELLLAAPTDFNPTDGISDLVWNQSQVSQTEVNQTELENLTKVDSLVSA, from the coding sequence ATGCAACGTCTACAATTCTTCTGGCAATTATCCCGAGCCAATAAGCGCATCGTGAGTGTGGTGACTGATGTAGGTATTATCTTCATTGCTTTTCATCTCGCACTCTTAGTACGTCTTGGCAATATCGAGAACTTTTCTAATCCTACCGTTTTAGGTGTTTTAGTTAGTGTCGCTATTATGACCGTGGCGGTATTTACTCGTCTTGGTTTATACCGTGCGGTGCTTCGCTATCTTACCTTTCAGGCCCTGTCTGTCATCACTATTGGCGCGGTGATATCGGCACTGTTACTTGCGGCATTGGGTTTCTATAGCGGTCATCCATTTCCACGCACAGTACCGATTATTTATGGCGCATTTTTAGCGTTATTATGTGGTGGGGCTCGCGCTGTGATCCGTTCTCTTGTGGCAAAAAGTTACGCTCACAAAAGTAGAAATGTGTTGATTTACGGAGCAGGCTCTGGGGGAAGGCAGCTTGCGATGGCACTACGTGGTTCTGGTGATTACCGAGTTCGTGCCTTCATTGATGGTGATTCGACGTTAACCAACACGGTTATTTTAGGGCTACCAGTGATACCGATGAGTGATGTGATGAACATGATCAACAAGCACGATGTCTCACAAGTATTACTCGCGGTACCGAGCGCCAAGCGTTCTCGTCGTAAAGAGATAATCGATGAGTTGTCTAAGCTGTTAGTCGAGATTCGCACTGTACCTGAGTTGACTGATATCGTGTCAGGTAAAGCGAAGATCGATGAGCTAAAAGAGGTACCTATTGAAGATTTGCTAGGTCGTGATCCGGTCGCGCCTCAGCAGGTGCTGCTAGAAGCAAACATCAAAGATAAAGTTGTTATGGTAACGGGGGCGGGTGGTTCGATTGGTTCTGAATTATGTCGTCAGATTCTGCTGCAGAAACCGACCTCGATTGTGTTGTTCGAGCTTTCGGAATTTGGTTTGTATCAAATCGACAGGGAATTGAATCTTCTCAAGCAAGAACATGGTTTAAGTTGCGATATCATTCCTCTATTAGGTTCTGTCCAGCGCCAGCACCGCCTCGAAACGGCGATGAAATCGTTCAAGGTGGAAACCGTTTATCATGCCGCTGCGTATAAGCATGTTCCTTTAGTGGAATACAACGTCGTAGAAGGCGTACGAAATAATATCTATGGCACCTATTACACGGCATGCGCAGCGATCAAAGCAGGAGTCGAGTCTTTTGTTCTGATTTCGACTGATAAAGCTGTGCGTCCAACCAATGTCATGGGGACAACCAAACGCATGGCTGAGCTTGGGCTACAGGCACTCGCGGAGCGTGAAAATAAAAAGCCTAATGGTACACGTTTCTGTATGGTTCGATTTGGCAACGTATTAGGCTCATCTGGTTCAGTTATTCCCCTGTTTAAAAAGCAAATTGAACGTGGCGGTCCAGTTACCGTGACACACCCAGAAATCACGCGCTTTTTCATGACCATTCCAGAGGCGGCTCAATTAGTGATACAAGCTGGAGCCATGGGTAAGGGCGGGGATGTTTTCGTACTAGACATGGGTGAACCAGTTAAAATTACCGATCTTGCGAGCAACCTTATCCACCTTTCTGGTCTTGAAGTGAAATCAGAATCGAATCCTCATGGTGATATTGAAATTCTGTTTGCGGGCCTAAGACCTGGTGAGAAACTATACGAGGAATTACTGATTGGCGATAACGTTAAGAACACTTCCCATGAGCGGATCATGACTGCCCATGAAGTTTACTTACCTCTTGATGAATATGAATCCTTACTAGATGAACTGGATTTTGCTTGTCATAACATGGATCACGTCCGTATTCGAGAGCTCCTATTGGCCGCTCCAACTGACTTCAACCCTACCGATGGGATTAGTGATTTAGTTTGGAACCAGAGCCAGGTAAGCCAAACAGAGGTTAACCAAACCGAATTGGAAAACTTAACGAAGGTGGATAGCCTTGTAAGCGCTTAG
- a CDS encoding MBL fold metallo-hydrolase RNA specificity domain-containing protein, whose protein sequence is MTTPISDIASVIHHGGKHTVTGSCHELKLANGSILIDCGLFQGKDLSFGGRNASLNIEFPTDQIKALVLTHAHIDHIGRLPWLLAAGFKGPIYCTQATAELVPLMLEDGLKLQLGLNYRQRQQVLNIIKKQLKPCDYQQWEELPALANVRFQPAGHILGSGYVEFKLSNNEVVVFSGDLGPSNTPLLPDPQSPERADYLFIESTYGDRQHEDIATRTKRLNDIITHALKDGGVILIPAFSVGRTQELLFDIEQLINQHELASSLPVILDSPLAREVTKTYRRFKTLWSQEAKQRLDNQRHPLAFDQCITVESHTEHKALVNRLASTDEPAIVVAASGMCEGGRIVNYLKALLPDERNDVLFAGYQAQGTLGEAIQSGNSEVEIDAQEIQVNAQIHTISGYSAHADKSDLLKFITGIPTQPKAIHLIHGEDEAQQALCKELEKKGFKVVY, encoded by the coding sequence ATGACGACACCAATATCAGACATCGCCAGTGTGATCCATCATGGCGGGAAGCATACTGTTACTGGATCCTGTCATGAGCTTAAGCTCGCCAATGGCAGTATTTTGATTGATTGTGGACTCTTTCAAGGCAAGGACCTCAGTTTTGGTGGACGCAATGCCTCACTGAATATCGAGTTTCCTACCGATCAGATAAAAGCTCTCGTTCTAACTCACGCTCATATAGATCACATTGGCCGGCTGCCATGGTTACTGGCTGCTGGATTTAAAGGGCCAATATATTGCACGCAAGCAACGGCGGAGCTCGTCCCTTTAATGCTTGAAGACGGTCTGAAACTGCAACTCGGTTTAAACTACCGCCAGCGACAACAAGTCCTCAATATCATCAAGAAGCAACTCAAACCTTGTGATTATCAGCAGTGGGAAGAACTCCCTGCTCTCGCAAATGTCCGCTTCCAACCTGCTGGGCATATATTGGGCTCTGGGTATGTCGAATTTAAACTGTCAAATAATGAAGTTGTCGTTTTCTCCGGTGACTTAGGGCCATCGAATACGCCACTTTTGCCTGATCCACAATCGCCAGAGCGCGCGGACTACCTATTTATAGAATCCACCTACGGCGATAGACAACATGAAGACATTGCAACACGTACAAAGCGTTTAAACGACATCATTACTCATGCGTTGAAAGATGGTGGTGTGATTCTGATCCCTGCTTTTAGTGTCGGTCGAACACAAGAGCTGCTATTTGATATAGAGCAATTGATTAACCAGCATGAATTGGCATCGTCATTACCCGTCATCCTAGACTCCCCTCTAGCAAGAGAAGTGACAAAAACGTATCGACGTTTTAAAACCTTATGGAGTCAGGAAGCAAAGCAAAGATTAGACAATCAACGCCATCCACTTGCTTTCGACCAGTGTATTACAGTTGAAAGTCACACCGAGCATAAAGCCCTAGTAAACCGACTCGCTTCAACTGATGAACCCGCCATTGTTGTAGCCGCTTCCGGAATGTGTGAAGGCGGCAGAATCGTCAATTATTTAAAAGCACTTCTTCCCGATGAAAGAAACGATGTGCTATTCGCAGGTTATCAAGCTCAAGGTACGTTAGGTGAGGCGATACAATCAGGCAATTCAGAGGTTGAGATAGATGCTCAAGAAATCCAGGTTAATGCTCAGATTCATACTATTTCTGGTTATTCCGCCCATGCAGACAAAAGTGATTTACTCAAGTTTATTACTGGCATTCCCACACAACCAAAAGCTATTCATTTGATTCATGGGGAAGACGAGGCCCAACAAGCATTATGCAAGGAGTTAGAGAAGAAAGGATTTAAGGTGGTTTATTGA
- a CDS encoding DegT/DnrJ/EryC1/StrS family aminotransferase: MLNTPFSPWPSFTQEEADAVSRVLLSNKVNYWTGSECREFEKEFAVWAGCEHAVALSNGTLALDVALKALNVGEGDEVITTPRTFLASASSIVTAGANPVFADVDLNSQGITAESIEAVLTPNTKAVIVVHLAGMPAEMDAIMALSDKYGFYVIEDCAQAHGAKYKGRSVGTIGHIGAWSFCQDKIMTTGGEGGMVTTNNKELWSKMWSYKDHGKNYDVIYNRQHPPGFRWLHESFGTNWRMTEIQGAIGRIQLQRMAEWTENRQTNAAQIDKAVEGLKVVRRVQVPDYAEHAEYKHYLFVEPQHLAQDWTRDRIVETMVEKGVPAFQGSCSEVYLEKAFDNTPWRPKERLSNAVQLGETSLMFLVHPTLTEAEMEKTCLVLREVLIQAQA; this comes from the coding sequence GTGCTTAATACTCCATTTTCTCCTTGGCCTTCTTTTACTCAAGAGGAAGCCGATGCAGTGAGCCGAGTGCTGCTGTCAAACAAAGTGAACTACTGGACCGGTAGTGAGTGTCGTGAATTTGAAAAAGAATTCGCAGTGTGGGCTGGGTGTGAACATGCGGTTGCGCTGAGCAATGGCACCCTTGCGCTTGATGTGGCGCTTAAGGCGTTAAACGTAGGCGAGGGCGATGAGGTTATCACTACTCCTCGTACTTTTCTTGCTTCAGCATCTTCTATTGTTACGGCTGGCGCTAATCCTGTGTTTGCTGATGTGGACCTAAACAGCCAAGGCATTACAGCGGAGTCTATTGAGGCGGTGCTAACGCCGAATACCAAAGCTGTGATTGTCGTACACCTTGCCGGTATGCCTGCCGAAATGGATGCCATTATGGCACTGTCTGATAAGTATGGTTTTTACGTGATCGAAGATTGCGCTCAGGCACACGGCGCTAAATACAAAGGTCGTAGTGTAGGGACAATTGGTCACATCGGCGCTTGGTCTTTCTGTCAAGATAAGATCATGACAACAGGCGGCGAAGGAGGCATGGTGACTACCAACAATAAAGAGCTATGGTCGAAGATGTGGTCTTACAAAGATCACGGTAAAAACTATGACGTAATTTATAACCGTCAGCACCCGCCGGGCTTTCGTTGGCTTCATGAGAGCTTTGGCACCAACTGGCGTATGACAGAAATTCAAGGTGCGATTGGTCGCATTCAGCTTCAGCGTATGGCCGAATGGACAGAAAATCGTCAAACCAATGCTGCCCAAATAGATAAGGCTGTAGAGGGATTAAAAGTAGTGCGTCGCGTTCAGGTTCCTGATTATGCTGAGCATGCAGAATACAAACATTACCTTTTTGTTGAACCACAACATTTGGCACAAGATTGGACGCGAGATCGCATCGTGGAGACGATGGTTGAGAAAGGTGTACCTGCTTTTCAAGGCAGTTGCTCAGAGGTCTACCTGGAAAAAGCGTTTGATAACACGCCTTGGAGGCCGAAAGAACGCTTATCTAATGCGGTTCAGCTCGGTGAAACAAGTTTGATGTTTTTAGTGCATCCGACGCTTACCGAAGCGGAAATGGAAAAAACGTGTCTGGTTTTACGCGAGGTACTGATTCAGGCGCAAGCGTAA
- a CDS encoding acetyltransferase, producing MTKTCAILGASGHGKVVAEIAELNGYQDIVFFDDRWPELQNVEHWSVQGNSESLLTTASSFDLTIIAIGNNNVRLEKQTQLISVGACFSPLVHPRATVSQYAELGFGTVVMANAVINPFAHIGDACIINTSSTIDHDCKLADGVHVSPGSNLAGGVSIGECAWLGIGSQVRQLISIGSGAMVGAGATVVANVPDHQTVVGTPAQVLNK from the coding sequence ATGACTAAAACCTGCGCAATTTTAGGTGCGAGTGGTCATGGCAAAGTGGTGGCTGAAATTGCCGAACTAAACGGTTATCAGGACATTGTATTTTTTGATGACCGCTGGCCAGAACTACAAAACGTCGAACATTGGTCCGTGCAAGGTAATTCAGAATCATTGCTGACTACGGCATCGAGTTTTGACCTCACAATTATTGCGATTGGCAATAACAACGTAAGGCTAGAAAAGCAGACACAGTTAATCTCCGTTGGTGCGTGTTTTTCTCCGCTAGTACACCCTCGTGCAACGGTTAGCCAGTATGCTGAATTAGGTTTTGGTACGGTTGTAATGGCGAATGCGGTTATCAACCCTTTTGCTCATATAGGTGATGCCTGCATTATCAACACTTCTTCAACAATCGATCATGATTGCAAACTAGCAGACGGCGTACATGTTAGCCCTGGCAGCAACCTTGCCGGTGGTGTTTCCATAGGTGAATGTGCGTGGCTAGGCATTGGCAGTCAGGTTCGACAGCTTATTTCGATTGGTTCTGGTGCAATGGTGGGGGCAGGAGCGACTGTCGTTGCTAACGTACCCGATCACCAAACTGTCGTGGGTACGCCTGCGCAAGTTTTAAATAAATAA
- a CDS encoding glycosyltransferase, whose amino-acid sequence MSAFIIDAARFHKKNGFNITLICNMSDGFYSEYRDEFNCINIDMNRGSSVLDVLKNTYELYKIFKNKKFDMVQYATPNAAFYASIASYFALVPKRLYCQWGIRYVGFDVGIKRKLFKFIEFITCSLSTDIRPASEKNRQFSISEKLYKKEKSDVVGKGGTIGVDLEKFNIEMKESHKASFYENYRINKNDFIFGYVGSLRGDKGTNELIDAFKTISSLYDNVKLVLVGSTFDGDPIQKDLLDWAKSSDKVLFTGRQKDTSLFISSFSVHVHPSYREGFSMVLQEAMALKIPVITTDIPGPSEVVVKDISGLLVAPRDSAQLRAAMVTLYLDSEMRSVLSENGFKRCVKYFGREKMLRLTHEDRLKIIAS is encoded by the coding sequence ATGTCAGCGTTTATCATTGACGCAGCTAGGTTTCACAAAAAAAATGGCTTTAATATTACTTTAATATGTAATATGTCCGATGGCTTCTATTCTGAATATAGAGATGAATTTAATTGCATCAACATAGATATGAATCGAGGTTCTTCTGTCTTAGATGTTTTAAAAAACACATACGAATTATATAAAATATTCAAAAATAAGAAGTTTGATATGGTTCAGTATGCAACGCCAAATGCTGCATTTTATGCCTCCATAGCTAGCTATTTCGCTCTTGTTCCGAAAAGATTATATTGCCAGTGGGGAATTAGATACGTTGGCTTTGATGTAGGAATTAAAAGAAAGTTATTCAAGTTTATTGAGTTCATTACTTGTTCTTTATCTACAGACATACGGCCTGCCAGTGAAAAAAATAGACAATTTTCAATCTCAGAAAAATTATATAAGAAAGAGAAAAGTGATGTCGTCGGAAAGGGGGGGACAATTGGTGTTGATTTGGAAAAATTTAACATAGAAATGAAAGAATCTCATAAAGCGTCGTTTTATGAAAATTATAGAATAAATAAGAATGACTTTATTTTTGGTTATGTAGGTAGCTTACGAGGAGATAAAGGTACCAACGAACTTATTGATGCTTTTAAAACTATTTCTAGTTTATATGACAATGTAAAGTTAGTGCTTGTTGGTAGTACTTTCGATGGAGACCCGATACAAAAAGATTTATTAGATTGGGCCAAGTCATCAGATAAGGTGCTCTTTACCGGAAGGCAAAAGGATACATCACTTTTTATTTCTAGTTTTAGTGTACATGTGCATCCTTCTTACCGTGAAGGATTTAGTATGGTGCTTCAAGAAGCTATGGCTCTTAAAATACCAGTTATAACAACGGATATACCTGGGCCTTCAGAAGTAGTCGTGAAAGATATATCTGGCCTATTAGTTGCTCCTCGAGACTCAGCACAACTTAGAGCCGCTATGGTAACTCTATATCTAGATAGTGAAATGAGAAGTGTTTTATCAGAAAATGGTTTTAAACGATGTGTTAAGTATTTCGGTAGAGAAAAAATGCTTCGATTAACTCATGAAGATCGATTAAAAATTATCGCGTCATAA